The Gammaproteobacteria bacterium region ATTGGCTTGGCATAAAGATATATTTTTTACTATTCCCAAAAGCCAATACGTTCATATTTGGGTGCCGCTTCTGTATGACGCAACCGTTGAAATTGGGACATTACAAGTGATCCCAGGAAGCCATAAGGAAGGTATCGGTAAACAAAAAATTGATATTAATACTGCTTACAATTACCGATATAGTTTAGATCCGGAAAGTGTCAAAGAAGTTGAAGCAAAATCTGTTGAAGTTAAGCTCGGTCAAGCACTGATTTTTGATTACAGATTGGCTCATCGAAGCGGTGAAAATGTTTCAGATCGCGTAAGATGCACAATGCTAGGATTAATGCATAACGCATCAAACCCTGATTTCTTACCCGTTTCCACGCACTATTCTTATCATGGACAGACTCCAGAGGCATATTTCGCAGAAGTATTTGATAGTGAGGATGCTCGAAAAATTGCGTGCGAGCAAGCTGCTCCTGTGGGTGAGCCAAAAGGTGGGGTTTAACTTTTGTTTATTGCCCCCTAAAAATCAATAGAATTTTGTTAGGGCGATGAAAAAGGCATCTTTCAAGGCTCACTGATTGCACTTCAAGTTGCCAACAATGGCGAATGTAGAACTTAAAAGTTATCGGTAATGCTTATTTTTAAAGAGGGCGAGTGGTGCTCGCCCTTCATCAGATTTCAGCAGTCCCATAAGTAAAATTGACTAAGGTCGAGTGTGATGTTCCACGCTATAGTTGAAAAAAAATTAATTCCTGAAATTGTCCAAAGCCCAGTTATAGAAGCCTTGTAAAACTTCTTTGATTAGTTGTTTTCTATAGATTATGCGTCATAATATACGACACATAATTTAAGTTTATTGAGACGCTATGGATTACTTTCCTTTGTCAGTGGCGGAAGGCGATGCTTTTTGTAATCGGGTTAAAGAGCAAGAACAGCTACTTTATAATATACAACAATCTAGGCCAACACTTATTTCTTCTCCACGACGTTATGGTAAAACAAGCTTAGCTCTTCAAGCTATTAAACGTTCTAAGGTATATTATTGCCACTGTGACTTTCTGGCTGCTATAAATGAGCAAGACGTAGAGCGAATCCTCTTTAAAGGTATTGGTAGATTGCTTGGAAACATTGAGAGCACGCCTCAGAAACTTCTTAAAGTAGCCACAGAATTTTTTTCTGGTCTAAGCATCCAGCTTGCGATGGATAAAATTGGATTATCAGTAAAAATTGAGAAATCCACAAGCGACCCAGCAAGCAACATACTGAATCTTCTAGAAAGAGTAGAAAGCTTAAGTAAAAAATACAAGAAGAAAATAATACTGTTTTTTGATGAATTTCAACGACTTTATCAAGTCGCTGATACTTATGCCATTGAGAGTGTTATACGCCAGGTTGCGCAATCTTCAAAATCACTATCGTTTATTTTTGCTGGAAGTAATCGCCATCTTCTTAATGAAATGTTTGAGGATAAGAATAGACCATTTTATAAACTATGTGAACGAATCTCTGTTGCACGTATGAGCAAACAGGATTACTTCAAACATATACAGCATGTTAGTCATAAAGAAAAAAGAAGCACTATAAATGAAGAATCGTTGGAAAAAGTTTGTGATTTAACAGAGAGACATCCATATTATATAAATTTACTATTATCACGCCTATGGAAATTGAATGAAATTTCCACTGAAACAGTTGAAAAAGAATGGTGTCAATATATTGCTGAAGAGCGATCTCAGATTGCGAATGAATTAGATTTATTAAGTAGCGCACAGAGAAAACTATTAACTAGCTTGGCTAGACATAATGGAACCTCAGCCCCAAGAAGCAGTAATTTTCAAGTGATATCAGAAATGCCAGGCACTACAATTAATCAAGCACTTAAAGTACTTGAAAAGAAAGATTACGTATTTAAAGAAGACGGGAGTGGTATTTACAAATTAATTGATCCTTCAATTAAATGGGTGCTCAATGATATCTAAGTCGCGGCAAGCCCAGTATTGGATTTTTTACGCTGTTTTGATATCAACGGCATTATATTTGCAAGCTAAAGTTTTACACCCCAAATTTTTTGCAGCCAATCTTGTAAACAATTTTCTATATCAGTGTACATAGATTCAAAATTTTCCTTGGGTTTTCGATAAGGGTCTAAAATTTCTTTCTGACGAAAATGGCCTATTTTTTTAATTTTCCCAGTTGCAAATGGGTATTGTTGCATGGCTATTTTTCGCACGGTTTCATCCGTAACTAACACAATTTCATGTTCAAGAAGAATTTCAGAAGAAAGTTGTCTGGCGCGATGTGCTGTAATATCAATGCCGTGAGCACGCGCCACTTCAATAGAGTGGGGTTGCGCAGGGTCATCTACCATGGCATGTACTCCAGCAGAAGAGATAGACAAACCTAATTGATGTTGCTCGGACATTTTTTTTAAAATTCCTTCGGCAACTGGGCTGCGACAAATATTGCCGATGCAGAGGATGAGGACAGATTGAAACATGAGTGAATTATTCTCTATTACATTTTTCGTTCAATATAAGCTTGGCTTTCCAAGCTCGCCAGCCAGACTGGATACGCTTCTTCGAGTTTACGTTTAAACAGTGCTTCTCGAATTTGCTCATCTGTCAATTCTTGTTGATTATTTTTTACTTCAACTAGTTTAATTAGCTGAATACCATTGCCCGCACGAATAGGTCCGTAGACATCGCCAGGATTCATGGAAACAATAAATTGCGCAAAAATTTCTGGTAATTCCGCAATAGGACGGAATCCTAAATCGCCCCCTTCAAGAGCAAATTGCCCCGAAGAATTTCTCACTGCTGCTTGATCGAACGCAATACTTCCGCTTTTGATTTCACTGAGAATTTTGTTAGCTTTTTCTTCCGCTTCAGTAATTTGTTGTGTGGTGGGTGATGCTGACAAAGGAATCAAAATGTTTTCTATGCGATATTCTTTGCCGGAAGTGGCGTGAGAAAGTTGTGAATTTCGATACAAAGTAACATCTTTAGGCGAAATTACGATTTTTGCAGCAATCGTTGTTTGAATCAGTTCGTGTATGCGCATTTGATCTTGTAATTGCTCGCGATAACTGTCTCGCGTGAAACCATCAAGCGTTGCTTGTTGATAAAGTTCGGCAATGGTTATTTTTTGTTGATCGGCTATTTTTTGCAATTGTTCATTGACTTGCGCCTGAGGAATTTGAATATGCCGACTCTCTGCTAATTGTAATTGTAGTTGTTCTTGAATTAGTTGGTTGAGTACTTGGTTTTTTAAGATGTCTAATGGCGGCAGGGGAATGTTCCTAGACTCTAATTGTCGCTCTACCATGTTAACGCGCTGATCTAATGTATCTTGTAAAATAGGAGCTTCATTGACGATGGCAACGATAGTATTAAGCTCAACGAGCTTTCCTGGAGTCACCTCATCGCCGACGGCATAGGCAGCATTGACCGTCATGGCTAAAAAAAGACTGAATAAAATTTTTTTCATTAAAACACCTGTAAGAAATTATCCTGATAGTTTGCAATATTTTGTGCCACTAACGACGAAGAATCGCGGCTATTGACTTCACCCAAGCCCTTTAATACAAATTGCACATAGTAAACACGCTCGTATTCATTTTGCCCATTACTGACTCCTGTTAGCTCTTGATTGACCATAAAGCTTATCCCCCAG contains the following coding sequences:
- a CDS encoding peptidylprolyl isomerase is translated as MKKILFSLFLAMTVNAAYAVGDEVTPGKLVELNTIVAIVNEAPILQDTLDQRVNMVERQLESRNIPLPPLDILKNQVLNQLIQEQLQLQLAESRHIQIPQAQVNEQLQKIADQQKITIAELYQQATLDGFTRDSYREQLQDQMRIHELIQTTIAAKIVISPKDVTLYRNSQLSHATSGKEYRIENILIPLSASPTTQQITEAEEKANKILSEIKSGSIAFDQAAVRNSSGQFALEGGDLGFRPIAELPEIFAQFIVSMNPGDVYGPIRAGNGIQLIKLVEVKNNQQELTDEQIREALFKRKLEEAYPVWLASLESQAYIERKM
- a CDS encoding phytanoyl-CoA dioxygenase family protein, whose product is RAKNQGEEIPQLTPGCEIEEGLIALRKINPSYAAFVQRVISRSPEFFRLSSNPEMVKATRSLLGFKQNSPLYLLSNGVILTFPNDKANKTSSNFELAWHKDIFFTIPKSQYVHIWVPLLYDATVEIGTLQVIPGSHKEGIGKQKIDINTAYNYRYSLDPESVKEVEAKSVEVKLGQALIFDYRLAHRSGENVSDRVRCTMLGLMHNASNPDFLPVSTHYSYHGQTPEAYFAEVFDSEDARKIACEQAAPVGEPKGGV
- a CDS encoding ATP-binding protein → MDYFPLSVAEGDAFCNRVKEQEQLLYNIQQSRPTLISSPRRYGKTSLALQAIKRSKVYYCHCDFLAAINEQDVERILFKGIGRLLGNIESTPQKLLKVATEFFSGLSIQLAMDKIGLSVKIEKSTSDPASNILNLLERVESLSKKYKKKIILFFDEFQRLYQVADTYAIESVIRQVAQSSKSLSFIFAGSNRHLLNEMFEDKNRPFYKLCERISVARMSKQDYFKHIQHVSHKEKRSTINEESLEKVCDLTERHPYYINLLLSRLWKLNEISTETVEKEWCQYIAEERSQIANELDLLSSAQRKLLTSLARHNGTSAPRSSNFQVISEMPGTTINQALKVLEKKDYVFKEDGSGIYKLIDPSIKWVLNDI
- a CDS encoding low molecular weight phosphotyrosine protein phosphatase yields the protein MFQSVLILCIGNICRSPVAEGILKKMSEQHQLGLSISSAGVHAMVDDPAQPHSIEVARAHGIDITAHRARQLSSEILLEHEIVLVTDETVRKIAMQQYPFATGKIKKIGHFRQKEILDPYRKPKENFESMYTDIENCLQDWLQKIWGVKL